From Calothrix sp. PCC 6303, a single genomic window includes:
- a CDS encoding glutathione S-transferase family protein: protein MKLYYMPTTRAVRPRWLLEEMEVPYELVRVDKTMTQQPEYQKLHPHRKVPILVDGEVTIFESAAICAYLADKYLDKGLAPRLDQAERGYYYQWLFYATSTLEPPVEHFMFDVLPSLPEKVIPMKARSAISKQEALQWFDRVAEPLRKSIDGNDYLVANRFTTADVVTGGVLLWAKKLGMLSDSDPLSKYINNLMQRPALIRADEDFYAKIAPSV from the coding sequence ATGAAGCTGTACTACATGCCTACAACACGGGCAGTACGCCCTCGGTGGCTTCTAGAAGAGATGGAAGTTCCCTATGAATTGGTACGAGTTGATAAGACCATGACTCAACAGCCAGAATATCAAAAGTTGCATCCCCATAGAAAAGTACCAATTCTTGTAGATGGGGAAGTTACGATTTTTGAATCTGCTGCCATCTGTGCCTATCTTGCTGACAAATATCTAGATAAAGGACTAGCTCCAAGATTAGACCAAGCTGAACGTGGTTATTACTATCAATGGCTGTTTTACGCTACATCGACATTAGAACCACCTGTAGAGCATTTCATGTTTGATGTTTTACCATCGCTGCCAGAAAAAGTAATACCAATGAAGGCACGCTCTGCAATTTCAAAACAAGAAGCTCTGCAATGGTTTGACCGAGTTGCTGAACCCTTGAGAAAATCTATTGATGGTAACGATTATCTGGTAGCAAATCGGTTTACGACTGCTGATGTTGTGACTGGAGGGGTTTTACTCTGGGCAAAAAAGCTAGGTATGTTATCAGATAGTGACCCTTTGAGTAAGTACATCAACAACTTAATGCAACGTCCTGCTTTGATCCGTGCTGATGAAGACTTTTACGCCAAGATAGCTCCAAGCGTGTAG
- a CDS encoding YwqG family protein: protein MLKNKVLQYENDDNTYPFRTYLHIDSCVVKLNRQIYEFPSEQEAKVFFEGHIQQLIAQGWEDGELITSAENIDNFTPDEIYNLYTKLSKKIDDFIATTAKSRVKITVHPTLETTLWQSKFGGLPYFPKDATYPTSPNGKPLNLLAQINFAEVPMIEDFPQQGILQFYIDTSGDSTYGLVEDAQTVQSTFRVMYFPQPDLNIDNLINNFDFLPKRLVDPLKGCPKGCFALSFEIDSVPISASDYQFSNLINSYSSRLESETLESETNEYKQNTIRGIISDVIEEYDEIYNDVLETHCLGGYPHFSQEDPRHNFPEEAYTFLLFQMVSDMNNSIMWGDVGEGNFFIQPSALKQLDFSQVLYTYACS from the coding sequence ATGCTAAAAAATAAAGTACTTCAGTACGAAAATGATGATAATACCTATCCTTTCAGAACTTATCTCCACATAGATAGTTGTGTGGTGAAATTGAATAGGCAAATCTATGAATTTCCATCTGAGCAAGAAGCGAAAGTTTTCTTTGAGGGTCATATTCAACAGCTAATCGCACAAGGCTGGGAAGACGGTGAGTTAATTACATCAGCAGAAAATATAGATAACTTTACTCCAGATGAAATTTATAATCTGTACACAAAATTGTCAAAAAAAATTGATGATTTTATTGCTACGACTGCTAAATCTCGTGTAAAAATTACTGTACATCCAACTTTAGAAACCACTCTTTGGCAGAGTAAGTTTGGTGGTTTACCATATTTTCCCAAGGATGCTACTTATCCAACATCACCTAATGGCAAGCCCCTAAATCTTTTGGCACAAATAAACTTTGCTGAAGTCCCTATGATAGAAGATTTTCCTCAACAGGGAATTCTTCAATTTTATATTGACACTTCAGGTGATTCTACTTATGGTTTAGTAGAGGATGCCCAAACAGTGCAGAGTACTTTCCGCGTTATGTACTTTCCTCAACCAGATTTAAATATTGACAATCTCATCAATAATTTTGATTTTTTACCTAAACGCTTGGTTGATCCTCTAAAAGGTTGCCCAAAAGGTTGCTTTGCTCTCAGTTTTGAGATAGATTCAGTCCCCATTAGTGCCTCTGATTATCAGTTTAGTAATTTGATCAACAGTTATTCCTCTAGATTAGAAAGTGAGACTTTAGAAAGTGAAACTAATGAATATAAACAGAATACTATCAGAGGAATTATATCCGATGTAATAGAAGAGTATGATGAAATATATAATGACGTACTTGAAACGCATTGTTTAGGCGGATACCCGCATTTTTCTCAGGAAGATCCTCGTCATAATTTTCCGGAAGAAGCTTACACTTTCTTGTTATTTCAAATGGTTTCTGATATGAACAATTCTATTATGTGGGGAGACGTAGGAGAGGGTAATTTCTTTATTCAGCCTTCAGCTTTAAAGCAGCTAGATTTTTCCCAGGTACTTTATACATATGCTTGTAGTTAA
- a CDS encoding helix-turn-helix domain-containing protein: protein MNKHPILVLAQPKCGKLIRDIRLNIGLSQEEFASVIGVTFSTVNRWENGHAKPSRLASKSLEKQLLEMGDRR from the coding sequence ATGAATAAGCACCCTATTTTGGTACTGGCACAACCAAAATGTGGCAAGCTTATCCGCGATATTCGTCTAAATATAGGACTTTCTCAAGAAGAATTTGCGTCCGTGATTGGCGTGACTTTTTCCACCGTTAACCGCTGGGAAAATGGTCATGCTAAACCATCGCGTCTGGCTTCAAAAAGTCTTGAGAAACAGCTATTAGAAATGGGCGATCGCAGATAA
- a CDS encoding GMC family oxidoreductase N-terminal domain-containing protein gives MKTETLIIGSGVAAAALANRLLSNNPNASILILEAGQKVKMQDAAIWQDYIVSGKLPYTQYYDLPYPDRDRAGENLNTGKTTIPLNGSRVITYGGSTIHWGGWSFRLKPEDFTLYSNTGQSIDWPFGYDELEPYYGQAEHYIGVSGDSQDPTVPRTENYPFPAFPYTLEDKPTADAMSALGITYIHLPIARHGITDTVSRHAPCQTTGTCKYCPFGARFSANNFLDDMLAWGDFPNLQIRLNSIVQEVSMTSRNVATGVVYLNKETGQLVNVEADRIVIAAGTIESTKLMLRSRSDFWLNGIGNDHDLVGRNIVTHPYFIFAGKRPNNPLRLQPEMNFPTLCSRYFDSQEEQAKGKFILVNPPSSPQINLLNKMQAGLSREEMNRYVEGESQVELHGMVEVFSEFHNRITNFDKINHLGMQETLVDFSQLPQFEQRMQEIQKHVQQIFEDMNATLTDKPSISWRADHAGCTLRMSDDETLGVTDRHMRVHGVENLYICSNATFIDLGRRYRPGDRPDKPPSGEPFIVDYNAVFPIKQNAKSSDYETSSQLATLNDAFNRQYSLMLSQLEQAFNGTPSVLYNAIISGMHTMTPIAMEMMSLRISDNGDETCGAPSFEWISPPI, from the coding sequence ATGAAAACCGAAACCCTCATCATTGGTTCTGGCGTGGCAGCAGCAGCCCTGGCTAACCGCCTACTCTCTAACAACCCCAATGCTTCTATTTTAATTTTAGAGGCTGGTCAAAAGGTAAAAATGCAAGATGCCGCAATCTGGCAAGATTATATTGTTTCTGGTAAATTGCCTTATACGCAATATTATGACCTTCCCTATCCCGATCGAGATCGTGCGGGCGAAAACCTAAACACAGGGAAAACAACAATACCACTCAATGGTTCTCGTGTTATTACCTACGGTGGTTCAACTATTCATTGGGGTGGATGGTCTTTTCGTCTCAAGCCCGAAGACTTTACGCTCTACTCTAATACGGGTCAGAGCATAGACTGGCCCTTCGGCTACGATGAATTGGAACCTTATTATGGTCAGGCTGAACATTACATTGGAGTATCGGGAGATTCTCAAGACCCAACCGTCCCAAGAACCGAGAACTATCCTTTCCCAGCCTTTCCATATACCCTGGAGGATAAACCCACTGCTGATGCCATGTCTGCTTTGGGCATAACATACATTCATCTGCCAATTGCCCGACATGGAATCACCGATACGGTTTCCAGACATGCTCCCTGCCAGACGACTGGCACTTGCAAATATTGCCCTTTTGGTGCGCGGTTCTCTGCTAATAACTTCCTTGATGATATGTTAGCCTGGGGTGACTTTCCAAATCTACAGATCAGGCTTAACAGTATCGTGCAGGAGGTTTCAATGACCTCGCGTAATGTTGCCACAGGTGTTGTTTACCTGAATAAGGAAACTGGACAATTGGTAAACGTGGAAGCTGATCGTATTGTCATCGCAGCTGGGACAATCGAATCGACCAAACTAATGTTGCGCTCAAGATCAGATTTCTGGCTCAACGGCATCGGCAACGATCATGATCTCGTGGGCAGAAACATTGTTACTCATCCCTATTTCATCTTTGCTGGCAAACGACCGAACAATCCACTGCGGCTACAGCCAGAGATGAATTTCCCCACTCTCTGTTCTCGCTACTTCGATAGTCAGGAGGAACAGGCTAAGGGCAAGTTTATCCTCGTCAACCCACCCAGTTCCCCCCAAATCAACTTGCTAAACAAGATGCAGGCGGGACTTAGCCGTGAAGAAATGAATCGCTATGTCGAAGGGGAGAGTCAGGTTGAATTGCACGGTATGGTGGAGGTCTTCAGTGAGTTCCATAACCGCATCACCAATTTCGATAAAATCAATCATCTAGGGATGCAAGAGACTCTGGTCGATTTCAGCCAGTTGCCTCAGTTTGAGCAGCGTATGCAAGAAATACAAAAACATGTCCAGCAAATTTTTGAGGACATGAACGCCACCCTGACGGATAAACCATCCATTTCTTGGCGTGCTGACCATGCAGGGTGTACGCTCCGTATGAGTGATGATGAAACCCTTGGTGTCACCGATCGACATATGCGCGTACATGGCGTAGAGAACCTTTATATTTGCTCCAATGCCACATTCATCGACCTAGGTCGGCGTTATCGCCCTGGAGATCGACCTGACAAGCCTCCATCGGGTGAGCCTTTCATCGTTGACTACAACGCTGTGTTTCCGATCAAGCAAAATGCCAAGAGCAGTGACTACGAGACATCCTCCCAGCTAGCGACGTTAAATGATGCCTTCAATCGCCAGTATTCATTGATGCTGAGCCAGCTAGAGCAGGCATTTAATGGGACACCCTCAGTCTTATACAATGCCATCATCAGTGGTATGCATACTATGACCCCTATCGCAATGGAAATGATGAGTCTGAGAATTAGCGATAATGGTGATGAAACATGTGGTGCCCCCAGTTTTGAATGGATTTCTCCCCCTATATAA
- a CDS encoding KTSC domain-containing protein, whose translation MIRKSAISSNLSNVGYESETNTLEIEFSNFTISQFFGVHESIYQGLMNAISHGKYLHVHIKGIYRYRKIR comes from the coding sequence ATGATACGTAAATCTGCGATTTCCAGTAATTTATCTAACGTGGGGTATGAGTCAGAAACAAACACATTAGAAATTGAGTTTAGTAATTTTACAATTTCTCAATTTTTTGGAGTTCACGAGTCAATTTACCAAGGACTTATGAACGCAATATCCCATGGCAAATATCTTCATGTTCACATTAAAGGTATTTATCGATATCGCAAGATAAGATAA
- a CDS encoding SPL family radical SAM protein, translating into MSIIKGTEKVVNPLQQSDLNKKGLCDYVINIASGCLHGCTFCYVPSTPAIRVKQSELQEKGVNDPQMDWGNYLFVRQEIPEQLDKILSRKKAWRTTKEGKGVVLLCSGTDPYQNKQTAALTRQVVEILLNYNKRVRILTRSPLWLDDLDILTNKNVTLGMSLPYLDDELSRKIEPFSPPPTARYQALLKGAASNCRLYVAIAPTPPHMQKDDFKQHLEKIMCFNPEVIFWEPINARGSNGKRMLEAGLDFARDVMTKKLWAECFTRQWCDIESAAKEVGCLDKLHIWVDPQLRGFVEDKELDKWLYKPTPEKWTTTKSLQSKHVSVGV; encoded by the coding sequence ATGTCAATCATAAAGGGGACTGAAAAAGTAGTTAATCCACTTCAACAGAGTGACCTTAACAAAAAAGGATTATGTGACTATGTTATTAACATTGCATCTGGTTGTTTGCATGGTTGTACTTTCTGTTATGTACCTTCTACTCCAGCTATTCGTGTTAAGCAATCAGAACTACAAGAAAAAGGGGTTAATGATCCTCAAATGGATTGGGGAAATTATTTGTTCGTTCGACAAGAAATACCCGAACAGTTAGATAAGATTTTGAGTCGTAAAAAAGCTTGGCGAACTACTAAAGAAGGTAAAGGAGTTGTATTGCTTTGCTCCGGTACTGACCCCTATCAAAATAAACAAACTGCGGCTTTAACTCGGCAAGTAGTAGAAATTTTGTTGAATTATAACAAGAGAGTTCGGATTTTAACTCGTAGTCCTTTGTGGTTAGATGATTTAGATATTCTTACTAATAAAAATGTAACTTTGGGGATGAGCTTACCATATTTAGATGATGAACTAAGTCGAAAGATAGAACCATTTTCTCCACCTCCAACTGCTCGATACCAAGCTTTATTAAAAGGTGCTGCGTCAAATTGCAGATTGTACGTAGCGATCGCGCCAACACCTCCACACATGCAAAAAGATGATTTCAAACAACATCTTGAAAAAATCATGTGCTTCAACCCAGAGGTTATATTTTGGGAACCAATTAATGCTCGTGGAAGTAATGGTAAGCGAATGCTGGAAGCGGGGTTAGATTTTGCCCGTGATGTGATGACCAAGAAATTATGGGCTGAATGTTTTACTCGCCAGTGGTGCGATATTGAATCCGCAGCGAAAGAAGTAGGCTGTTTAGATAAACTTCATATTTGGGTTGATCCGCAGTTGAGAGGATTTGTTGAGGATAAAGAGCTTGATAAATGGTTATATAAACCTACGCCTGAAAAGTGGACTACAACGAAATCTTTGCAATCGAAGCATGTATCAGTGGGCGTTTAA
- a CDS encoding three-Cys-motif partner protein TcmP, producing the protein MSKQVFGGDWTEDKLARIRKYLPAYTTILSKYNYKYAYIDAFAGTGYRELSDKELQGEDIQIPLFPELAEQDMQDFMDGSARIALQADPRFHEYIFIEKDSSKTNELEKLKDEFPDKAKDIQIVNRDANNFLVDLCCNNNWKLNRAVLFLDPFGMQIPWSTIEAIAKTKAIDLWYLFPLGIAVNRLLTKDGNIQAAWRRRLDDIFGTNDWFEAFYKPIEQENQQLSLFDIDSSPKERIEKVANFDSISKFFVQRLETIFEGVAKNPLVLRNSCNNPLYLLCFASGNPKGSTTAIKIAQDILKR; encoded by the coding sequence ATGAGCAAACAAGTTTTTGGTGGAGATTGGACAGAAGATAAGTTAGCACGCATTCGTAAATATTTACCAGCTTATACAACAATTTTGAGTAAATATAATTATAAATATGCTTATATAGATGCTTTTGCAGGAACAGGTTATCGAGAACTAAGCGATAAAGAATTACAAGGAGAAGATATTCAAATACCTTTATTCCCTGAACTTGCAGAGCAAGATATGCAAGATTTTATGGACGGATCGGCAAGAATTGCACTTCAGGCAGACCCACGATTTCACGAATATATTTTTATTGAGAAAGATAGCAGTAAAACTAATGAACTGGAAAAACTCAAAGATGAATTTCCAGATAAAGCCAAAGATATTCAAATTGTTAATCGTGATGCGAATAATTTTTTAGTTGATTTATGCTGCAACAACAATTGGAAATTAAATCGCGCTGTATTATTTCTTGACCCATTTGGGATGCAGATACCTTGGTCAACAATCGAAGCGATCGCAAAAACTAAAGCAATTGACTTATGGTATTTATTTCCTTTAGGTATAGCGGTAAATCGGCTATTAACGAAGGATGGAAATATTCAAGCAGCTTGGCGAAGAAGATTAGATGATATATTCGGTACAAACGACTGGTTTGAGGCTTTTTACAAACCAATAGAGCAAGAAAATCAACAATTAAGTTTATTTGATATTGATAGTTCTCCAAAAGAGCGGATAGAAAAAGTAGCAAACTTTGACTCTATCAGCAAGTTTTTTGTACAGCGGTTAGAGACAATATTTGAAGGTGTCGCAAAAAACCCACTTGTATTGCGTAACTCTTGCAATAATCCTCTATATCTGCTTTGTTTTGCATCCGGCAATCCCAAAGGGTCAACAACTGCGATTAAGATTGCACAGGATATATTGAAAAGATAA
- a CDS encoding DUF6753 family protein gives MTTTDVVKTPPTPDDLLAEALKGKSEDFKRRVIDFASRSGLSQDDPLFLVLVATGQLEAMLTDAPETFKLLFKAWNQDLAHNLEQVELVAVERQKVAINRAANALIHESLLREGRNIIYSVFPATIVFFLIFAVGFIAGISIPSWISGVLGGGYTKVQSTNLTWKELEAMKWAISNEGKFAKNLINWNRGYLDNGECLKDTQKLGVILSQYNRKASSGFCTVWVTPTDKRRFEEIGSGQ, from the coding sequence ATGACAACAACTGATGTAGTAAAAACACCCCCAACTCCCGATGATTTACTTGCGGAAGCATTGAAGGGGAAGAGTGAAGATTTTAAACGTCGAGTCATAGATTTTGCTTCCAGAAGTGGTTTATCTCAGGATGATCCGTTGTTTCTAGTATTGGTTGCAACTGGGCAGTTAGAAGCGATGCTAACAGATGCACCAGAAACATTCAAACTGCTATTCAAGGCTTGGAATCAAGATTTAGCTCATAATTTGGAGCAAGTTGAACTGGTTGCAGTTGAACGTCAAAAGGTAGCTATTAATCGTGCTGCAAATGCTCTAATTCATGAATCTTTATTGCGTGAAGGTAGAAACATTATCTACTCTGTATTTCCTGCCACGATTGTATTTTTTCTGATTTTTGCTGTTGGTTTCATTGCAGGTATTTCTATCCCATCGTGGATTTCGGGGGTGTTGGGAGGAGGATATACAAAAGTGCAATCAACTAATTTGACTTGGAAGGAATTAGAAGCAATGAAATGGGCAATATCTAATGAAGGTAAATTTGCTAAGAATTTAATTAATTGGAATCGAGGTTATTTGGACAATGGAGAATGTCTCAAGGATACTCAAAAGTTAGGTGTGATTTTATCTCAATATAACCGTAAAGCTAGCTCAGGATTTTGCACTGTTTGGGTAACTCCAACAGATAAACGTAGGTTTGAAGAAATAGGGAGTGGGCAGTAG
- a CDS encoding AAA family ATPase, producing MNSQPLKRKRGRPRKVTSDLITQQKSKQNDSNNLGELSIEMTNLATNVEIEDWEQEVDDNEVNGFNRELKEIKTNIVEPNANNEPEQERSGNSFISVDKNNLFQNPTIIHIIDGEKGGCGKSFVCKTFIEYCKSIAYDMVIIDADTSNQDIAKIYPHVEVAFFSDDEKQAKEADKIFDLAFEKSVLVNLPAQAYDNVTNWVQRNDLANLGKENSIFFIKWFVCTGGVDSVNFFLKSLSDLGDDMIHVFVRNQGLCDDWSYIEAMPEFEEAIDKYSFVVMDFPKFPFWERNAIERLGINFSDAIIHPELKVVSKQRVKNFLRLAYTSLAETGLIR from the coding sequence ATGAATTCTCAACCATTGAAAAGAAAAAGAGGTAGACCAAGAAAAGTTACATCTGACTTGATAACTCAACAAAAATCCAAGCAGAATGATAGTAATAACTTAGGAGAATTAAGCATAGAGATGACTAATTTAGCAACTAATGTAGAAATAGAAGATTGGGAACAAGAAGTTGATGACAATGAAGTTAATGGTTTTAATCGAGAGCTTAAAGAGATTAAAACCAATATTGTAGAACCAAATGCAAATAATGAACCAGAACAAGAAAGATCAGGTAATAGTTTTATCTCTGTTGACAAAAACAATCTTTTTCAAAATCCTACAATTATTCACATTATTGATGGAGAAAAAGGAGGGTGTGGTAAATCTTTCGTTTGTAAAACATTCATTGAATACTGTAAATCCATCGCTTATGACATGGTAATTATCGACGCAGATACAAGTAATCAAGATATAGCCAAAATTTACCCCCATGTAGAAGTCGCTTTCTTCAGTGATGATGAGAAACAAGCAAAAGAAGCAGATAAAATATTTGATTTAGCTTTTGAAAAGTCTGTACTTGTCAATCTACCTGCTCAAGCTTATGACAATGTTACTAACTGGGTACAACGAAATGACTTAGCCAATTTAGGTAAAGAAAACTCAATATTTTTTATTAAATGGTTTGTTTGTACTGGAGGAGTAGATTCGGTTAACTTCTTCCTCAAATCATTATCAGATTTAGGAGATGACATGATCCATGTATTTGTTAGAAATCAGGGATTATGTGATGACTGGAGTTACATTGAAGCAATGCCAGAGTTTGAAGAAGCTATTGATAAATATAGTTTTGTTGTGATGGATTTTCCCAAGTTTCCATTTTGGGAACGTAATGCAATCGAGCGTTTGGGAATTAATTTTTCTGATGCGATTATACATCCAGAATTAAAGGTGGTATCGAAGCAACGGGTGAAGAATTTTCTCAGACTTGCATATACTTCTTTGGCAGAGACGGGGTTAATTCGATGA
- a CDS encoding ParM/StbA family protein, producing the protein MSKTTQQKNRSSPQLILALDFGGSSTKGIYCTLKQNIPASLVMEPEVVKISLDSVTSETLGTTEPENAAWVNYMGETFAVGYLAKSKYYANQGLKELKYERAVAKTLASIWATSQKLQLGTKFRLALVCLLPPGEFENKESFYKQLKTILADFTTPAGRMRVELTQFKCLPEGAGIYLAYQKQLGQAIKTRAIALVMVGYRNASVLISDKGMVAADGKTCDLGMIRLLEKVVARTSGQTASQLAPAVVAAGSEISSTPFLRLLRSTNNINRQHELLQIQKAVKLARNEYAAVLTSWLDQVISRNVISEILFCGGTADYMRRELNSHYPGTPCLWGVGADIPKEIDTVGFGSRLADVYSVFLYFYEKAEGRGQRAGGKKL; encoded by the coding sequence ATGAGTAAAACTACTCAACAGAAAAATCGTTCTTCTCCACAGCTAATTTTGGCTCTGGATTTTGGTGGAAGTTCAACCAAAGGTATTTATTGCACGTTGAAACAGAATATTCCAGCATCCTTGGTAATGGAACCGGAGGTGGTAAAGATTTCCCTAGACTCGGTAACTTCTGAGACTCTGGGTACAACCGAACCAGAGAATGCTGCATGGGTAAATTACATGGGTGAAACCTTTGCTGTGGGGTATTTAGCGAAAAGTAAGTATTATGCCAATCAGGGATTGAAAGAGTTAAAGTATGAACGTGCAGTAGCCAAAACATTGGCTTCAATTTGGGCAACCTCACAAAAACTTCAGCTAGGAACAAAATTTCGACTTGCACTGGTGTGTTTGCTACCACCAGGGGAATTTGAGAATAAGGAGAGTTTTTATAAGCAGCTTAAAACCATACTTGCAGACTTCACCACACCCGCAGGAAGAATGCGTGTGGAATTGACTCAATTCAAGTGTTTACCCGAAGGTGCAGGAATCTATCTTGCTTACCAAAAGCAACTGGGACAAGCTATCAAAACAAGAGCGATCGCACTAGTGATGGTGGGGTATAGAAATGCATCAGTGTTAATCAGCGATAAGGGGATGGTTGCAGCAGATGGAAAAACTTGTGATTTAGGAATGATTCGATTGTTGGAGAAGGTAGTTGCGAGAACTTCAGGACAAACTGCTTCACAACTTGCTCCTGCTGTGGTTGCTGCGGGAAGTGAGATATCTTCAACTCCTTTTCTACGGTTACTCAGAAGTACCAATAACATCAATAGACAGCATGAGTTACTTCAAATTCAGAAAGCAGTAAAGCTTGCCAGGAATGAATATGCTGCTGTACTAACGAGTTGGTTAGATCAAGTAATTTCTCGAAATGTGATTTCAGAAATCCTATTCTGCGGTGGAACTGCGGATTATATGAGGAGAGAACTAAATTCTCATTATCCGGGAACACCTTGTTTATGGGGGGTTGGTGCAGATATACCAAAAGAGATTGATACTGTTGGTTTTGGAAGTCGTTTGGCTGATGTTTATAGCGTGTTTTTGTACTTTTATGAGAAGGCAGAAGGAAGGGGGCAGAGGGCAGGAGGGAAGAAATTATAA
- the mobV gene encoding MobV family relaxase, with translation MTFAICRIQKIKSWGVLARSEVHTSRLIDIPNANSEIKNIKVVGNSNNLDLATLVRDKIGSQKIRSDAVLAVEMLLSASAEYFRPYAPYQGGVYDQQRLDDFVYAVVDWLDKSWGNRIVQAELHLDEITPHIHAYLVPLDEYGKLNCKALFGTRAKMHELQDSFAAAVAHLGLLRGIKGSVANHKKIRKYYAAVNQDSRILDLERCLPQPQARETSEVYRQRVIEVLSPQLEIINYQISERDRILQQKADLKETASRSELLRQQLEKELKILQATSSQQDLALSLVAYELGLNQDKQFHGNAIDLVMGTNQCDFDNAVVWLRDRFGEAAMLQAVNNHTITQASNIAKQHSPVIFAPPLNSSSHWQQVEHHLNQKYSIPPKLLQTLHQRGLIYADNSSNAVFLARNLAGETTGAYLYSLSQTKNGFSLHPNSKRSSGWFHLSVGGGNTASLQTAILISSPIDALCAVAKNVPNKHRTLYLTLDSQLAPLPLELLKTIPSIVVAMSDLRTISLQKLLPHAVSQLKHKEQQQYY, from the coding sequence ATGACTTTTGCAATTTGTCGAATCCAAAAAATCAAATCTTGGGGAGTTTTGGCTCGTAGTGAAGTACATACTTCTCGGTTGATAGATATACCTAATGCCAACTCAGAGATCAAGAATATAAAAGTTGTTGGAAATAGTAACAACCTTGATTTAGCAACTTTGGTGAGAGATAAAATCGGCTCCCAAAAAATTCGCTCTGATGCAGTGTTAGCAGTGGAGATGCTGCTCAGTGCGAGTGCCGAGTATTTTCGTCCCTATGCACCATACCAGGGTGGAGTTTACGATCAGCAGCGTTTGGATGATTTTGTCTATGCAGTGGTTGATTGGTTAGATAAGTCCTGGGGAAATAGAATTGTCCAAGCAGAGTTACACCTCGATGAAATCACACCCCACATCCACGCATACCTCGTACCGTTGGATGAGTATGGGAAGCTCAACTGCAAAGCGCTGTTTGGTACGAGAGCCAAAATGCACGAATTGCAAGATAGTTTTGCTGCTGCTGTTGCACATCTGGGACTTCTACGAGGTATTAAGGGAAGTGTTGCCAATCATAAGAAAATCAGGAAGTATTATGCTGCGGTGAATCAAGATTCCCGAATTCTTGATTTGGAACGTTGTCTTCCTCAACCCCAAGCACGGGAAACTAGCGAAGTTTACAGACAGCGAGTCATTGAGGTTTTGAGTCCACAATTGGAGATTATTAATTACCAAATTTCAGAGCGCGATCGCATTCTCCAACAGAAAGCTGATTTAAAGGAAACTGCATCCAGGAGCGAACTGCTTAGACAACAGTTAGAAAAGGAATTAAAAATACTCCAAGCAACTAGCAGTCAGCAAGATTTAGCATTATCACTGGTAGCTTACGAATTGGGGTTAAATCAGGACAAGCAATTTCATGGCAATGCAATCGATTTAGTGATGGGAACTAACCAGTGTGATTTTGACAATGCGGTGGTTTGGTTACGCGATCGCTTTGGAGAAGCAGCAATGCTACAAGCAGTTAATAACCACACAATTACACAAGCTTCTAATATTGCCAAACAACACTCACCAGTAATATTTGCTCCACCACTAAACTCTAGTTCCCACTGGCAGCAAGTCGAACATCACCTAAACCAAAAATATTCGATTCCGCCAAAACTCCTACAAACCCTACATCAGCGAGGTTTAATATATGCGGATAATTCCAGTAATGCGGTATTTCTGGCTCGAAATCTTGCTGGTGAGACAACGGGAGCTTATTTATATTCCCTTTCACAGACTAAAAACGGATTTAGTTTACATCCCAATAGTAAGCGTTCAAGTGGTTGGTTTCATTTGAGTGTAGGTGGTGGAAATACCGCATCGCTCCAAACAGCAATACTAATATCCTCTCCCATCGATGCATTATGTGCGGTCGCCAAAAATGTACCTAATAAGCACAGAACGCTTTACCTGACTCTCGATAGCCAACTTGCACCATTACCGTTAGAACTTCTCAAAACCATACCAAGCATAGTTGTTGCCATGTCAGATTTAAGAACGATATCGCTACAAAAACTTTTACCCCATGCCGTAAGTCAATTGAAGCACAAGGAGCAACAGCAATATTACTAA
- a CDS encoding tautomerase family protein: MPYVNIQITKGATREQKALLVKEVTDSLVNILGKKPEHTHIVIQEIADENWGFSGLLTDEWKKQQTSELETET; the protein is encoded by the coding sequence ATGCCATACGTAAATATCCAAATTACCAAAGGTGCAACGAGAGAACAGAAAGCTCTATTAGTCAAAGAAGTAACTGATTCGCTTGTAAATATACTTGGAAAAAAGCCAGAGCATACCCATATAGTCATTCAAGAAATTGCAGATGAAAATTGGGGTTTTTCGGGTTTGCTTACCGATGAATGGAAGAAACAGCAAACATCTGAGTTAGAAACTGAAACTTAA